From the genome of Gavia stellata isolate bGavSte3 chromosome 3, bGavSte3.hap2, whole genome shotgun sequence, one region includes:
- the LOC132316741 gene encoding feather keratin 1-like — protein sequence MACYDLCRPCGPTPLADSCNEPCVRQCEDSRVVIQPPAVLVTLPGPILSSFPQNTAVGSSSSAAVGNILSSQGVPISSGGFGYGYGFGGLGCFGGRRGCYPC from the coding sequence ATGGCCTGCTACGACCTCTGCCGCCCCTGCGGACCCACCCCGCTGGCTGACAGCTGCAacgagccctgtgtcaggcagtgcgaGGACTCCCGTGTCGTCATCCAGCCTCCCGCCGTGCTCGTCACCCTGCcaggacccatcctcagctccttcccacagaacaccGCCGTCGGATCCTCCTCATCCGCTGCCGTGGGCAACAtcctcagctcccagggagTGCCCATCTCCTCCGGTGGCTTCGGCTACGGCTATGGCTTTGGAGGCCTGGGCTGCTTCGGTGGCAGAAGAGGCTGCTACCCCTGCTAA
- the LOC132322093 gene encoding feather keratin-like — protein sequence MAPFHEVQTLRNGLLQHGSPVASQVRLSRPLRTRIKAVPEPLSLTHFALRRLLRSQQGTLHTTDMACYDLCRPCGPTPLANSCNEPCVRQCEDSRVVIQPSTVVVTLPGPILSSFPQNTAVGSSSSAAVGNILSSQGVPISSGGFGYGFGFGGLGCFSGRRGCYPC from the exons atggctcCTTTCCACGAGGTGCAGACCCTCAGGAAcggactgctccagcatggatcGCCCGTGGCGTCACAGGTCCG ATTGTCGCGCCCCTTGAGGACAAGAATAAAAGCCGTCCCAGAGCCTCTCTCCCTCACACACTTCGCCTTACGCCGCCTTCTCCGCAGTCAACAAG GAACCCTCCACACCACAGACATGGCCTGCTACGACCTCTGCCGCCCCTGCGGACCCACCCCACTGGCTAACAGCTGCAacgagccctgtgtcaggcagtgcgaGGACTCCCGTGTCGTTATCCAGCCTTCCACCGTGGTCGTCACCCTGCcaggacccatcctcagctccttcccacagaacaccGCCGTCGGATCCTCCTCATCCGCTGCCGTGGGCAACAtcctcagctcccagggagTGCCCATCTCCTCCGGTGGCTTTGGCTACGGCTTCGGCTTTGGAGGCCTGGGCTGCTTCAGCGGCAGAAGAGGCTGCTACCCCTGCTAA
- the LOC132316758 gene encoding feather keratin 1-like produces the protein MACYDLCRPCGPTPLADSCNEPCVRQCEDSRVVIQPSTVVVTLPGPILSSFPQNTAVGSSSSAAVGNILSSQGVPISSGGFGYGFGGLGCFGRGRGCYPC, from the coding sequence ATGGCCTGCTACGACCTCTGCCGCCCCTGCGGACCCACCCCGCTGGCTGACAGCTGCAacgagccctgtgtcaggcagtgcgaGGACTCCCGCGTCGTCATCCAGCCTTCCACCGTGGTCGTCACTCTGCcaggacccatcctcagctccttcccacagaacaccGCCGTCGGATCCTCCTCATCCGCTGCCGTGGGCAACAtcctcagctcccagggagTGCCCATCTCCTCCGGCGGCTTCGGCTACGGCTTTGGAGGCCTGGGCTGCTTTGGCCGCGGAAGAGGCTGTTACCCCTGCTAA
- the LOC132322094 gene encoding feather keratin-like: protein MVAPLWDQHKSQPRASLPHTLLLTPSPPRPTASHLTPMACYDLCRPCGPTPLADSCNEPCVRQCEDSRVVIQPSTVVVTLPGPILSSFPQNTAVGSSSSAAVGNILSSQGVPVSSGGFGYGYGFGGLGCFGGRRGCYPC, encoded by the exons ATGGTCGCGCCCCTTTGGGACCAGCATAAAAGTCAGCCCAGAGCCTCTCTCCCTCACACACTTCTCCTGACGCCTTCACCTCCACG ccccacagcaagCCACCTCACTCC CATGGCCTGCTACGACCTCTGCCGCCCCTGCGGACCCACCCCGCTGGCTGACAGCTGCAacgagccctgtgtcaggcagtgcgaGGACTCCCGCGTCGTCATCCAGCCTTCCACCGTGGTCGTCACTCTGCcaggacccatcctcagctccttcccacagaacaccGCCGTCGGATCCTCCTCATCCGCTGCCGTGGGCAACAtcctcagctcccagggagTGCCTGTCTCCTCCGGTGGCTTCGGCTACGGCTATGGCTTTGGAGGCCTGGGCTGCTTCGGTGGCCGAAGAGGCTGTTACCCCTGCTAA
- the LOC132322097 gene encoding uncharacterized protein LOC132322097: MMEKILLGATERRSKDKAIISNTFYDKVTCTVDEGKVVDVVFLDFRRAFDPVPHSIPLDMMSSCEMSRLSRPLRTRIKAVPEPLSLTHFALRRLLRSQQGTLHTTDMACYDLCRPCGPTPLANSCNEPCVRQCEDSRVVIQPSTVVVTLPGPILSSFPQNTAVGSSSSAAVGNILSSQGVPVSSGGFGYGFGFGGLGCFSGRRGCYPC, from the exons ATGATGGAGAAGATCCTACTGGGTGCTACTGAAAGGCGTTCAAAGGACAAGGCAATCATCAGCAACA CCTTCTACGATAAGGTCACCTGCACTGTCgatgaagggaaggtggtggatgtagtttttctggattttaggaGGGCTTTTGatcctgtccctcacagcatccctCTGGACATGATGTCCAGCTGTGAGATGAGCAG ATTGTCGCGCCCCTTGAGGACAAGAATAAAAGCCGTCCCAGAGCCTCTCTCCCTCACACACTTCGCCTTACGCCGCCTTCTCCGCAGTCAACAAG GAACCCTCCACACCACAGACATGGCCTGCTACGACCTCTGCCGCCCCTGCGGACCCACCCCGCTGGCTAACAGCTGCAacgagccctgtgtcaggcagtgcgaGGACTCCCGCGTCGTCATCCAGCCTTCCACCGTGGTCGTCACCCTGCcaggacccatcctcagctccttcccacagaacaccGCCGTCGGATCCTCCTCATCCGCTGCCGTGGGCAACAtcctcagctcccagggagTGCCCGTCTCCTCCGGTGGCTTTGGCTACGGCTTCGGCTTTGGAGGCCTGGGCTGCTTCAGCGGCAGGAGAGGCTGCTACCCCTGCTAA
- the LOC132316783 gene encoding feather keratin 1-like: MACYDLCRPCGPTPLADSCNEPCVRQCEDSRVVIQPSTVVVTLPGPILSSFPQNTAVGSSSSAAVGNILSSQGVPVSSGGFGYGFGGLGCFGGRRGCYPC, translated from the coding sequence ATGGCCTGCTACGACCTCTGCCGCCCCTGCGGACCCACCCCGCTGGCTGACAGCTGCAacgagccctgtgtcaggcagtgcgaGGACTCCCGCGTCGTCATCCAGCCTTCCACCGTGGTCGTCACCCTGCcaggacccatcctcagctccttcccacagaacaccGCCGTCGGATCCTCCTCATCCGCTGCCGTGGGCAACAtcctcagctcccagggagTGCCTGTCTCCTCCGGTGGCTTTGGCTACGGCTTTGGAGGCCTGGGCTGCTTCGGTGGCAGAAGAGGCTGCTACCCCTGCTAA